In Sphingomonas sp. LR60, the following are encoded in one genomic region:
- a CDS encoding SWIB/MDM2 domain-containing protein, translating to MAKSAEKRGKDETKAAEKKVKATGKPAGGARGGITAPVTPSADLAEIVGKNDLPRSEVVSKVWEYIKKHDLQDAKDRRQINADDKLEKIFGKKSASMFEMNKFLSAHLTAPKG from the coding sequence ATGGCAAAGTCGGCGGAAAAGCGCGGCAAGGACGAAACCAAGGCTGCGGAAAAGAAGGTCAAGGCGACCGGCAAGCCCGCTGGCGGCGCGCGCGGCGGCATCACCGCCCCGGTTACTCCCTCGGCCGATCTCGCCGAGATCGTCGGCAAGAACGACCTGCCGCGTAGCGAGGTCGTCAGCAAGGTGTGGGAGTACATCAAGAAGCACGACCTGCAGGACGCCAAGGATCGCCGGCAGATCAACGCCGACGACAAGCTGGAGAAGATCTTCGGCAAGAAGTCGGCCAGCATGTTCGAGATGAACAAGTTCCTGAGCGCGCATCTGACCGCGCCCAAGGGCTGA
- a CDS encoding acyltransferase has protein sequence MATLRAWWIAIVNAIASALPDDPLTSRFRAYLYYGLSFRCGIGPTIKGGCRINGFGLRIGHRVFINRDCYFDLTAPILIGDNVVIGHYSRFVTADHEIGDRHRRAGAVRGAPIVVEEGVWIGGCCTILAGVTIGRGSVVAAGALVRKDVAPNTKVGGVPARVIGTLA, from the coding sequence GTGGCCACGTTGCGTGCCTGGTGGATCGCGATCGTCAATGCGATTGCTTCGGCATTGCCGGATGACCCGCTAACGTCGCGTTTTCGCGCCTATCTTTATTACGGCTTGTCGTTCCGGTGCGGCATCGGGCCTACGATCAAAGGCGGATGCCGGATCAATGGCTTCGGATTGCGGATCGGCCATCGCGTCTTCATCAATCGCGATTGCTACTTCGATCTGACCGCACCAATCCTGATCGGTGACAATGTGGTGATCGGCCACTACTCGCGGTTCGTCACCGCCGACCACGAGATCGGCGATCGGCATCGTCGTGCAGGGGCGGTGAGAGGCGCGCCGATCGTCGTCGAAGAGGGTGTCTGGATCGGAGGCTGCTGCACCATCCTCGCCGGGGTGACGATCGGGCGCGGCAGCGTCGTCGCCGCAGGAGCGCTCGTGCGAAAGGATGTCGCCCCGAACACCAAGGTCGGCGGCGTCCCGGCACGAGTGATCGGTACGTTGGCCTGA
- a CDS encoding TonB-dependent receptor, which produces MTHPNRRHGITLTGVSLVALLVAGQAAAQDATASVDPAQRSSTSSPDPQAILSDPGQQPGETGDPSTTADVVVRGVRGSLLRSIQAKRNADTIVDAISSEELGKFPNRNVAEALANIPGVTVGRDGRGEGRDITVRGLGSNFAITTLNGRILPTDGTDRSFQFDVLPSEIISGAEVKKAVRASELEGSIGGNVNLRTARPLDRSGFHASAAIEGQYNDLVDKGGYKLSGVVSTTFADDTMGILLGASYNKYKFRTDNLGEYSITDGTEAGYGIDFNRDGRVDADPNGPAYIWPDYYSVGYVTGERERIGAAGAFQWKPSSNFEVTIDGIYSHFDVSQHNYRSSNYLNPLGDDGTPRWDPTSISVNKNNVVTGFTKNDMVAEVLTTDEPRQSQTWQIGGRVDWRPVEQLKLAFDGYYGKATNNTGGRNRFVVAGIPGASAAFATRDNGLPDLAITLPGGRTLDQATNDDFRAHYIGIQGQDISDDIKSAKMDGEYRVDNGVFKAIGFGIAWTDRNKDVTTVDNQYTTSCNYCGYPFTFGAIGADVVKPGRGDILQKRRGNFPRNFPYFDIDTYLAALPRADNNPAILNPNSCLDASGATIPGCSLTPYPAGYSTQIIQDDLPASYRIGERTWAGYVQFNLEGARWRADIGGRLVATKVSSVGYGASIATIIPRAGTQDNAVGFNPVEPITGGGDYLRLLPAANFAFDLSDGLRLRLAASQAISRPTFAELSPAKDATSAQSGTYIIYDAGNPNLKPTEANQFDASLEYYPSNRLALTAAAFYKHITNFVATVPVDVVVTPTAQPANQAQNFNFVEYQVRNGDSADVYGIEVGGQYFLDNGLGVQANLTYNHSRATSGDVTTDLPGAIPFSANGKLFYENHGIGAQLSYTFQSRFTYAQSGNLAYLPVKEDPYHEVSATLSYDVTSNLTAYVQGSNLLGQAVKRFNDFRNVPNFYEYSGRAFFFGIRGRL; this is translated from the coding sequence ATGACGCATCCAAACCGCAGACACGGGATCACCCTCACGGGTGTCAGCCTCGTCGCATTGCTCGTGGCGGGACAGGCCGCTGCGCAGGACGCGACCGCGTCCGTCGATCCGGCGCAGCGTTCGTCGACCTCCTCGCCCGATCCGCAGGCGATCCTGTCCGATCCCGGCCAGCAACCCGGCGAGACGGGTGATCCTTCCACCACCGCCGACGTGGTGGTGCGCGGCGTGCGGGGCAGCCTGTTGCGATCGATCCAGGCCAAGCGCAACGCGGACACGATCGTCGATGCGATTTCGTCCGAGGAACTCGGCAAATTCCCGAACCGCAACGTCGCCGAGGCGCTCGCCAATATTCCCGGCGTGACGGTCGGGCGCGACGGGCGCGGCGAAGGACGCGACATCACCGTGCGCGGGCTCGGCTCGAATTTCGCGATCACCACGCTCAACGGCCGCATCCTGCCGACCGACGGCACCGACCGCTCCTTCCAGTTCGACGTGCTGCCTTCGGAAATCATCTCTGGCGCCGAGGTGAAGAAGGCGGTCCGCGCGTCGGAGCTGGAAGGAAGCATCGGCGGCAACGTCAACCTGCGCACCGCGCGTCCGCTCGACCGATCGGGTTTCCACGCCTCGGCGGCCATCGAGGGCCAGTACAACGACCTGGTCGACAAGGGAGGCTATAAGCTCAGCGGCGTCGTCAGCACCACCTTCGCCGACGATACGATGGGCATCCTGCTTGGTGCCAGCTATAACAAGTACAAGTTCCGCACCGACAATCTCGGCGAATATTCGATCACCGACGGGACCGAAGCGGGCTATGGCATCGACTTCAACCGCGACGGGCGCGTCGACGCCGATCCGAACGGCCCGGCCTATATCTGGCCCGATTATTACAGTGTCGGCTATGTCACCGGCGAGCGCGAGCGGATCGGTGCGGCGGGTGCGTTCCAGTGGAAACCGTCGAGCAATTTCGAGGTCACGATCGACGGCATCTATAGCCATTTCGACGTGAGCCAGCACAATTACCGCTCCTCCAACTATCTCAACCCGCTCGGCGACGACGGCACGCCGCGTTGGGACCCAACCTCGATCTCGGTCAACAAGAACAACGTCGTCACCGGGTTCACCAAGAACGACATGGTCGCGGAGGTGCTGACCACCGACGAACCGCGGCAGAGCCAGACGTGGCAGATCGGCGGACGCGTCGACTGGCGACCGGTCGAGCAGTTGAAGCTGGCGTTCGACGGCTATTACGGGAAGGCGACCAACAACACCGGCGGCCGCAACCGCTTCGTCGTCGCGGGCATACCCGGCGCCTCCGCGGCGTTCGCGACGCGTGACAACGGGTTGCCGGACCTCGCGATCACGCTGCCGGGTGGCCGCACGCTCGATCAGGCGACCAACGACGATTTCCGCGCGCATTATATCGGCATCCAGGGCCAGGATATCAGCGACGATATCAAGAGCGCGAAGATGGACGGCGAGTATCGCGTCGACAATGGCGTGTTCAAGGCGATCGGCTTCGGCATCGCGTGGACCGACCGCAACAAGGACGTCACGACCGTCGACAACCAATATACGACGTCGTGCAATTACTGCGGCTATCCGTTCACCTTCGGCGCGATCGGCGCGGATGTGGTGAAGCCGGGGCGTGGGGATATCCTGCAGAAGCGCCGCGGCAACTTCCCGCGCAACTTCCCTTATTTTGACATCGACACCTATCTGGCCGCGTTGCCGCGCGCCGACAACAATCCCGCGATCCTCAACCCCAATAGCTGCCTCGATGCGAGCGGCGCGACGATCCCGGGCTGTTCGCTGACGCCCTACCCGGCCGGCTATTCGACGCAGATCATCCAGGACGATCTGCCCGCCTCCTATCGGATCGGTGAGCGGACCTGGGCCGGCTATGTCCAGTTCAACCTGGAGGGTGCGCGCTGGCGGGCCGATATCGGCGGCCGACTGGTCGCGACCAAGGTATCGTCGGTCGGCTATGGCGCCTCGATCGCGACGATCATCCCGCGCGCGGGCACGCAGGACAATGCGGTCGGCTTCAACCCGGTCGAGCCGATCACCGGCGGTGGCGACTATCTGCGGCTGTTGCCCGCGGCCAATTTCGCTTTTGACCTCAGCGACGGATTGCGGCTGCGGCTTGCGGCGTCGCAGGCGATCTCACGGCCGACCTTTGCCGAGCTGTCGCCGGCCAAGGACGCGACATCGGCGCAATCGGGCACGTACATCATCTATGACGCGGGCAATCCGAATCTGAAGCCGACCGAGGCCAACCAGTTCGACGCGTCACTCGAATATTATCCGTCGAACCGCCTCGCGCTGACCGCGGCGGCCTTTTACAAGCATATCACCAACTTCGTCGCGACGGTGCCGGTCGACGTGGTCGTCACGCCGACAGCACAGCCGGCCAATCAAGCGCAGAACTTCAACTTCGTCGAATATCAGGTTCGAAACGGCGACAGCGCGGATGTGTATGGCATCGAGGTCGGCGGGCAGTATTTCCTCGACAATGGCCTGGGCGTGCAGGCGAACCTGACGTACAATCATTCGCGAGCCACGTCGGGGGATGTCACCACCGACCTTCCGGGCGCGATCCCCTTCTCCGCCAATGGCAAGTTGTTCTACGAGAACCACGGCATCGGCGCGCAGCTATCGTACACGTTCCAGTCGCGCTTCACCTACGCGCAATCGGGCAATCTCGCGTATCTTCCCGTAAAGGAAGATCCCTATCATGAGGTGTCGGCGACGCTGTCCTATGATGTGACCAGCAACTTGACGGCCTATGTGCAGGGATCGAACCTGTTGGGTCAGGCGGTCAAGCGCTTCAATGATTTCCGGAACGTGCCGAACTTCTACGAATATTCCGGTCGTGCGTTCTTCTTCGGTATCCGTGGCCGGTTGTGA
- a CDS encoding response regulator transcription factor, whose protein sequence is MANKVLLIEDDDATADFVARGLTEEGFVVDRAANGRDGLFHATDGSYDCIVLDRMLPGIDGMGVLAAVRAAGIETPVIVLSALGAADDRIHGLTHGADDYLTKPFAFVELLARIRLLIRRGGATKAVETVLRCGDLEMDLLARRTKRAGKAIDLQPREFRLLEFMLRHVDQVVTRTMLLEGVWDYHFDPGTNVIDVHLSRLRKKVDEGFDRPLLHTVRGAGYRLGLDP, encoded by the coding sequence GTGGCCAACAAGGTCCTGCTGATCGAGGATGACGACGCAACCGCCGACTTCGTCGCGCGCGGGCTGACCGAAGAGGGATTTGTGGTCGATCGCGCCGCGAACGGCCGCGACGGGCTCTTCCATGCCACCGACGGCAGCTACGATTGCATCGTGCTCGATCGGATGCTTCCCGGGATCGACGGCATGGGCGTGCTGGCGGCGGTACGCGCGGCCGGGATCGAGACGCCGGTGATCGTGCTGTCGGCGCTCGGTGCGGCCGATGATCGTATCCACGGATTGACGCACGGCGCCGACGATTACCTGACGAAACCGTTCGCGTTCGTGGAACTGCTGGCACGGATCAGGCTGTTAATTCGGCGCGGCGGTGCCACCAAGGCGGTCGAGACCGTCCTGCGTTGCGGCGATCTGGAAATGGATCTGCTCGCCCGGCGCACCAAGCGCGCCGGAAAGGCGATCGATCTGCAACCGCGCGAGTTCCGGCTGCTCGAATTCATGCTCCGCCACGTCGATCAGGTCGTGACGCGCACGATGCTGCTGGAGGGCGTGTGGGACTATCATTTCGACCCGGGCACCAATGTGATCGACGTGCATCTCAGCAGGTTACGCAAGAAGGTCGATGAGGGCTTCGATCGCCCGCTGCTGCATACGGTGCGTGGGGCAGGGTATCGGCTCGGGCTCGATCCCTAG
- a CDS encoding sensor histidine kinase encodes MLRSATFRFAALVFLLQLVSAAALIVTIGIAVRRQLQTDAQRTVAVLRDDLRASYAAGGAAGVRREVALRTGELVTPGTVLLLVDREGNRLGGNLDAWPPSLVRDGHAKDVTLYRTGLNTAEPMHVEAIRLPGGERLLVGTIVAGEVRAMRMLEQVSGVALPLALIFAALAAWIAARTIVARLEEPLAALDAVAAGDLGARVPADGSRDAFATLGIAVNGALERVETLMGELRMATDGLAHDLKSPLTRMRVVLERAAGQVSDSAAVESLDRALAEADRLFALVQTALSITRAEAGIGREHFTAIDLAVELEDIAEMYAPLAEDQERSLSVVTDQIGPVTVHRELLAQALGNIIDNSLKYGAGPITLALDVAEGEVALSVADRGPGIPAARHDDALRRFGRLDDARQGGGAGLGLSLASAVARLHGGGLTLGDAAPGLIVTITLPLQ; translated from the coding sequence GTGTTGCGGTCGGCCACCTTCCGGTTCGCGGCGCTGGTCTTCCTCCTGCAACTGGTCAGTGCAGCCGCGCTGATCGTCACGATCGGCATCGCGGTTCGCCGGCAATTACAGACGGATGCGCAACGCACGGTCGCGGTCCTGCGCGACGATCTGCGCGCCAGCTATGCCGCAGGCGGCGCCGCCGGGGTTCGGCGTGAGGTGGCACTCCGCACCGGGGAATTGGTGACGCCGGGCACGGTCTTGCTGCTGGTCGATCGTGAAGGCAACCGGCTCGGCGGCAACCTCGACGCCTGGCCGCCCAGCCTCGTCCGCGATGGCCATGCCAAGGACGTCACGCTCTATCGCACCGGCTTGAACACCGCCGAGCCGATGCACGTCGAGGCAATCCGGCTTCCCGGAGGCGAGCGCTTGCTGGTGGGGACGATCGTCGCCGGCGAGGTGCGCGCGATGCGAATGCTCGAACAGGTGAGCGGGGTCGCGCTGCCGCTCGCGCTGATCTTCGCCGCGCTCGCAGCCTGGATTGCCGCGCGGACAATCGTCGCACGACTCGAAGAACCGCTGGCCGCGCTCGATGCGGTGGCGGCGGGCGACTTGGGTGCCCGCGTGCCTGCGGACGGATCGCGCGACGCGTTCGCGACGCTCGGCATAGCGGTCAACGGCGCGCTCGAGCGAGTCGAAACCTTGATGGGCGAGCTACGCATGGCCACCGATGGGCTGGCGCACGACCTGAAATCGCCGCTCACTCGAATGCGCGTCGTGCTGGAGCGCGCCGCGGGTCAGGTGAGCGATTCCGCGGCGGTCGAGTCGCTCGATCGCGCCTTGGCGGAGGCCGACCGATTGTTTGCGCTGGTGCAGACGGCGCTCAGCATCACCCGCGCCGAAGCAGGGATCGGTCGCGAGCATTTCACCGCGATCGACCTCGCTGTCGAACTGGAAGACATCGCCGAAATGTACGCGCCGTTGGCGGAGGATCAGGAGCGGAGCCTCTCTGTCGTGACCGACCAGATAGGTCCTGTGACCGTCCACCGCGAATTGCTGGCGCAGGCGCTCGGCAACATCATCGACAATTCGCTGAAGTACGGAGCCGGCCCGATCACCCTCGCGTTGGATGTTGCCGAAGGTGAGGTCGCGCTGAGCGTCGCGGACCGAGGGCCGGGGATCCCCGCGGCGCGACACGACGATGCGCTCCGCCGATTTGGTCGGCTGGATGATGCACGCCAAGGCGGTGGTGCCGGGCTTGGATTATCATTGGCATCGGCGGTCGCGCGGTTACACGGCGGTGGGCTGACACTCGGCGACGCGGCCCCAGGGCTGATCGTGACGATCACGTTACCGCTGCAATAA
- a CDS encoding endonuclease/exonuclease/phosphatase family protein, whose amino-acid sequence MKIKVASYNIRKAIGTDRRRSPERVLQVLREVDADLVALQEADRRFGQRSAVLTQHLLEEHSDWQSVGLGMRATSMGWHGNAILVRKSARIIDCAQLHLPALEPRGAVMAEVAIGEATVRIVGMHLDLSGLWRRKQAAAILAHIGADTGSTPTVMMGDLNEWSRSAGCLRDFGTCFRFAETGPSFHARRPIARLDRIMVSPQWQIDACGVHQSAAARVASDHLPIWAELSVQ is encoded by the coding sequence ATGAAAATCAAAGTCGCCAGCTACAACATCCGCAAGGCGATCGGCACCGATCGCCGCCGCAGCCCGGAACGGGTACTACAAGTGCTCCGCGAGGTGGACGCCGATCTCGTCGCGCTACAGGAGGCGGATCGCCGGTTCGGGCAGCGGTCCGCTGTCCTGACGCAACATCTGCTGGAGGAGCATAGCGACTGGCAATCGGTCGGTCTCGGGATGCGCGCGACGAGCATGGGCTGGCACGGCAATGCGATATTGGTGCGCAAGTCCGCCCGGATCATCGATTGCGCGCAATTGCATCTACCCGCGCTGGAACCGCGTGGCGCGGTGATGGCGGAAGTTGCGATCGGTGAGGCGACCGTCAGGATCGTCGGGATGCATCTCGATTTGTCGGGCCTATGGCGTCGGAAGCAGGCGGCCGCGATCCTCGCGCATATCGGCGCGGACACCGGGTCAACGCCGACCGTGATGATGGGTGACCTGAACGAGTGGAGCCGCTCCGCAGGTTGTCTGCGGGATTTCGGTACCTGCTTCCGCTTCGCTGAAACCGGACCGAGCTTCCACGCGCGACGCCCGATCGCGCGACTCGACCGGATCATGGTCTCTCCACAATGGCAAATCGACGCGTGCGGCGTGCATCAGTCCGCCGCCGCTCGTGTCGCCTCCGATCACCTGCCGATCTGGGCCGAACTGAGCGTTCAGTAA
- a CDS encoding glycosyltransferase yields the protein MTQPIFFDPTGRRSRMSKRVLAALLAVIVLSSAIFALTLIRVPRGRDLALPLPQPRAAALRVEKSLGRGIAGWLPHRPAVADPHSPLSIGFYVPGDDASIASLRRHSASLDWVVPATISVFGPSHKVQLERDPAFDRMIAAMKHAPKVLPMVQNFGNSDWDGAGAAALLHDPRAAGDFAQKLGRYVTMTHRAGLVMDFETLPASSMGDYQRFLRLVRAAMPKGAQLAVTVPAEDDAWPLAALARVSDRLIFMAYDQHWEGGSSGPIAGQAWFVDQVAKAIRTVGRDKLVVALGSYGYDWHGDETDALSIEDAWLAAHDSQAPVTFDRNAGNAGFAYDDDGERHTVWMLDAATSWNELVALKRLGIDDVALWRLGSEDPGFWSDLSAWRTGGKPDLSAPRALLNADVEGSGEILRITATPTPGVRQVTHDRNGIITDEHYAALPTPFVVRRTGAQNPKLLALTFDDGPDPKWTPKILTELEQAGIPGTFFVIGQNALQEPGLLNRIIADGGEIGNHTYSHPNLAAVSDGQAQLEINTTQRLVEAYTGRRMTLFRAPYFGDAEPTTTDELGPALIAQNMGYTVTGLHVDPDDWARPGTDAVVEGVLDQVHNATPTNSGNIVLLHDGGGDRSETVAALPRIIATLKGEGYRFVTVSQLAGLNQAQAMPKVEGRDLLAVRADVAMFVVLAGIVALIGWLSYLAIGLGMARAVLMAALAWVQSRRRRAEPPVFHPTVSVIIPAYNEERVIASSVARVLSSDYPDLQVIVADDGSRDGTSAAVAEAFANDPRVTLLTLQNGGKAAALNRALLQATGEVVIALDADTQFEAETITRLVRWFANPRIGAVAGDARVGNRVNLVTCWQAIEYITAQNLERRALAGFDAMTVVPGAVGAWRRAALDAVGGYPEDTLAEDQDLTIAIQRAGWRVTYDPRAVAWTEAPETFRALAKQRYRWAFGTLQCLWKHRAILRTRKPSGLALVGLPQAWLFQILFAAISPLIDFTLVLSIVGTALRVHQHGWAQTSGDVSKMGLYWLAFTAVEVLCGWVAYRLDGRKERYPALLLIAQRLVYRQIMYGVVLRAISSAVRGLVVGWGKLERTGRVAAPAS from the coding sequence ATGACCCAGCCAATCTTCTTCGATCCCACCGGTCGACGCAGCCGCATGTCGAAGCGCGTGCTGGCGGCGCTGCTGGCCGTGATCGTCCTCAGCTCCGCGATCTTCGCGCTGACGCTGATCCGCGTACCGCGCGGGCGCGATCTCGCCTTGCCGCTGCCCCAGCCGCGCGCCGCCGCATTGCGGGTCGAAAAGTCGCTAGGGCGCGGGATCGCCGGATGGCTGCCGCACCGTCCCGCGGTTGCCGATCCGCATTCTCCGCTGTCGATCGGCTTCTACGTCCCCGGCGACGACGCGAGCATCGCGTCGCTGCGGCGTCACAGCGCAAGCCTCGACTGGGTGGTGCCGGCGACGATCAGCGTGTTCGGCCCGTCGCACAAGGTGCAGCTGGAGCGCGATCCCGCCTTCGATCGCATGATCGCGGCGATGAAGCACGCGCCGAAGGTGCTGCCGATGGTCCAGAATTTCGGCAACAGCGATTGGGACGGCGCCGGAGCGGCGGCACTGCTGCACGATCCGCGGGCGGCGGGCGACTTCGCGCAAAAGCTGGGCCGCTACGTCACGATGACGCATCGCGCCGGGCTGGTCATGGACTTCGAGACGCTGCCCGCCTCGTCGATGGGCGATTACCAGCGCTTCCTGCGCCTCGTCCGCGCGGCGATGCCGAAGGGCGCCCAACTCGCGGTCACCGTTCCTGCGGAGGACGATGCCTGGCCGCTCGCCGCCTTGGCGCGGGTGTCCGACCGGTTGATCTTCATGGCCTATGACCAGCATTGGGAGGGCGGCAGCTCCGGCCCGATCGCCGGCCAGGCATGGTTCGTCGATCAGGTCGCCAAGGCGATCCGCACGGTCGGCCGCGACAAGCTGGTCGTCGCGCTGGGCAGCTATGGCTATGATTGGCACGGTGACGAAACCGACGCTTTGTCGATCGAGGATGCGTGGCTCGCCGCGCACGACAGCCAGGCCCCGGTCACCTTCGATCGCAACGCCGGCAACGCCGGTTTCGCCTATGACGATGACGGCGAGCGCCACACCGTCTGGATGCTCGATGCGGCGACGAGCTGGAACGAACTGGTCGCGCTCAAGCGCCTCGGAATCGACGACGTCGCCTTGTGGCGGCTGGGCAGCGAGGACCCCGGCTTCTGGTCCGACCTGAGCGCATGGCGCACCGGCGGCAAGCCCGATCTCTCCGCGCCCCGCGCGCTGCTGAACGCGGACGTCGAAGGCAGCGGCGAGATCCTGCGGATCACCGCCACGCCGACGCCGGGCGTCCGGCAGGTGACGCATGACCGCAACGGGATCATCACCGACGAACATTATGCGGCATTGCCGACGCCGTTCGTGGTCCGCCGGACCGGTGCGCAGAACCCCAAGCTGCTCGCGCTCACTTTCGATGACGGCCCGGACCCGAAGTGGACGCCGAAGATCCTGACGGAGCTGGAGCAAGCGGGCATTCCCGGCACCTTCTTCGTGATCGGGCAGAACGCGCTTCAGGAGCCGGGGCTGCTCAATCGCATCATCGCGGACGGGGGCGAGATCGGCAATCACACCTATAGCCACCCTAACCTTGCGGCGGTGTCCGATGGTCAGGCACAACTCGAGATCAACACGACGCAGCGGCTGGTCGAAGCCTATACCGGCCGGCGGATGACGCTGTTCCGTGCGCCGTACTTCGGTGACGCGGAGCCGACCACGACCGACGAACTCGGGCCGGCGCTGATCGCACAGAACATGGGCTATACGGTCACCGGGTTGCACGTCGATCCGGACGACTGGGCACGCCCCGGCACCGACGCAGTCGTCGAGGGGGTGCTCGATCAGGTGCACAACGCCACCCCGACCAACTCGGGCAACATCGTCCTGCTCCATGATGGCGGCGGCGATCGATCGGAGACGGTTGCGGCGCTGCCGCGGATCATCGCGACGCTGAAGGGCGAAGGCTATCGCTTCGTCACCGTCTCGCAACTGGCGGGGCTCAACCAGGCGCAGGCGATGCCGAAGGTCGAAGGGCGCGATCTGCTGGCGGTACGCGCCGACGTCGCGATGTTCGTGGTGCTCGCCGGGATCGTCGCGCTGATCGGCTGGCTGTCGTACCTGGCGATCGGGCTGGGCATGGCGCGCGCGGTGTTGATGGCGGCACTCGCGTGGGTGCAGAGTCGGCGGCGGCGTGCCGAGCCGCCGGTCTTCCATCCGACCGTGTCGGTGATCATCCCCGCGTATAACGAAGAACGGGTGATCGCCAGCTCGGTCGCGCGCGTGCTTTCCAGCGACTATCCCGATTTGCAGGTGATCGTCGCCGACGACGGTTCGCGCGACGGCACCAGCGCGGCAGTGGCCGAGGCATTCGCGAACGATCCGCGCGTCACGTTGCTGACGCTGCAGAACGGCGGCAAGGCAGCGGCGCTCAACCGCGCCTTGCTGCAGGCGACCGGCGAGGTCGTCATCGCGCTCGACGCGGATACGCAGTTCGAGGCGGAGACGATCACCCGCCTCGTCCGCTGGTTCGCGAATCCGCGGATCGGCGCAGTCGCGGGCGATGCGCGCGTCGGCAATCGCGTGAACCTCGTCACCTGCTGGCAGGCGATCGAATATATCACCGCGCAGAACCTCGAACGCCGTGCGCTCGCCGGGTTCGATGCGATGACCGTGGTGCCGGGCGCGGTCGGCGCCTGGCGGCGCGCGGCGCTGGATGCGGTTGGCGGCTATCCCGAGGACACGCTGGCCGAGGATCAGGATCTGACGATCGCGATCCAGCGCGCCGGCTGGCGGGTGACCTACGATCCGCGCGCGGTGGCGTGGACCGAAGCGCCCGAGACCTTTCGTGCGCTCGCCAAGCAACGCTACCGCTGGGCGTTCGGGACGCTGCAATGCCTGTGGAAGCATCGCGCGATCCTGCGCACCCGGAAGCCGTCGGGGCTGGCACTGGTCGGGCTGCCGCAGGCGTGGTTGTTCCAGATCCTGTTCGCTGCGATCTCGCCGTTGATCGACTTCACGCTGGTGCTGTCGATCGTCGGCACCGCGCTGCGCGTGCATCAGCACGGTTGGGCGCAGACCAGCGGCGACGTCAGCAAGATGGGTCTCTATTGGCTGGCGTTCACCGCGGTCGAGGTATTGTGCGGCTGGGTCGCGTACCGTCTCGACGGGCGCAAGGAACGCTATCCGGCGCTGCTGCTGATCGCGCAACGGCTGGTGTATCGCCAGATCATGTACGGCGTCGTGCTGCGCGCGATCTCCTCGGCGGTGCGCGGGCTGGTGGTCGGCTGGGGCAAGCTCGAGCGGACGGGGCGCGTCGCGGCCCCGGCAAGCTGA
- a CDS encoding serine hydrolase domain-containing protein: MRPTFRNGAAASASILAHEITLDNLLRMSSGLHSDTAGNRTDAIYFGGTTVTEQVTAWPLSSRPGERFRYANNDILLAARSLRATLGEARYRALPNRLFATLGMRHTVAQSDWQDNFIASSDMWTTARDLARLGQFWLQDGVWQGRRILPAGWMRYMTTPVGPQPDRSEGYGASIWLFGPAQGLPTGSYSAQGNRGQYVMVVPSHRLVVVRRGEDPGSARFDVARFTADVIAAP, from the coding sequence GTGCGGCCGACATTCCGGAATGGCGCAGCCGCTTCGGCGTCGATCCTCGCGCACGAGATCACGCTCGACAATCTGCTGCGCATGTCGTCGGGTCTGCACAGCGACACCGCGGGCAATCGCACCGACGCGATCTACTTCGGCGGCACCACCGTCACCGAGCAGGTGACGGCATGGCCGTTGTCGTCACGGCCGGGCGAGCGGTTCCGCTACGCCAACAACGACATCCTGCTCGCCGCGCGCTCGCTGCGCGCGACGCTCGGCGAGGCGCGTTACCGGGCGTTACCGAACCGGCTCTTCGCGACGCTCGGCATGCGTCACACCGTCGCGCAGAGCGATTGGCAGGACAATTTCATCGCCTCCAGCGACATGTGGACGACGGCGCGCGATCTCGCCCGGCTCGGGCAATTCTGGTTGCAGGACGGCGTCTGGCAGGGCCGCCGCATCCTTCCCGCCGGGTGGATGCGCTATATGACGACCCCCGTCGGGCCGCAGCCCGATCGTAGCGAAGGCTATGGCGCATCGATCTGGCTGTTCGGCCCGGCGCAGGGGCTGCCGACGGGCAGTTATTCGGCGCAAGGCAACCGCGGGCAATATGTGATGGTGGTGCCGTCGCACCGGCTCGTCGTCGTGCGGCGCGGGGAGGATCCGGGCAGCGCGCGTTTCGACGTGGCGCGCTTCACCGCCGACGTCATCGCCGCGCCGTGA